From the genome of Lentilactobacillus buchneri, one region includes:
- the carB gene encoding carbamoyl-phosphate synthase large subunit: MPKREDIKKVLIIGSGPIVIGQAAEFDYAGSQACLSLREEGYSVILVNSNPATIMTDDEIADKVYLEPLTVPSLKKIINKEHPDAILPTLGGQTGLNLAVELSKDGILDELGIELLGTSLQTINEAEDREKFKDLMEELYQPIPDSKTVYDLQDGLDFAHKIDYPVIIRPAYTLGGTGGGIAHNDDEMTTILNRGLTMSPSTECLVEKSIAGFKEIEFEVMRDHHGSSIIVTGMENFDPVGIHTGDSIVFAPTQTLTDKEYQRLRDASLTIVNALKIEGGCNVQLAQDPNSEAYYVIEVNPRVSRSSALASKATGYPIAKIAAKIAVGLNLDEIMNPITQTTFAMFEPALDYVVAKIPRFAFDKFTNADRKLGTQMKATGEVMAIGSTIEESLLKAVQSLELDQQAQTDLIPAYTRNMSMGDLLEKIKTPTDYRLFEIFAAIGKGATIQQINRSTQIDMYFLSKLENIIKMQQQMTDGLLSADEVLKARKLSFNNTMIQAIHHATDDELTKLDKMSDQHLVYKMVDTCAAEFESTTPYYYSTVGNENESKPLGNSIVVIGAGPIRIGQGVEFDYATVHCVKAIQAAGYNAIIINNNPETVSTDFSISDKLYFEPLTIDSVMNIINLEQPIGVIVDFGGQTAINLTEGLTKHGVSILGTSLHGIEQTEDRHQFEDLLIDQNIAHPKGATATDAPEALEIANHLGYPVLVRPSFVLGGKGMAVVHNDDELNEYLIPALKNSHGEPILIDQYIPGTECEVDILSDGNDVFVPGIMEHLEGAGIHSGDSIAMYPPQTLTDDQKEKIVAIATKIGKQVHAVGMMNIQFIVADEVYIIEVNPRASRTVPFMSKIVKLHLAQLATQLILGKSLAEIGLKPGLHPEPTKVYVKAPVFSFAKLPGAPTALSPEMKSTGEDIGAGGNLQEALHNALFDSYHIDTNHLTGDVLLSAFDANNASLVEQLKGSGFGIQTYHEGMQWPSNLAFALSSEDETTDQKQLVAKALSHQVPVFTAQDTVMGVFQPQLIK, encoded by the coding sequence ATGCCAAAAAGAGAAGATATTAAAAAAGTATTAATTATCGGCTCAGGTCCAATCGTGATTGGCCAAGCCGCAGAATTTGACTATGCCGGCAGCCAAGCTTGCCTCAGCCTCCGTGAAGAAGGCTACTCAGTGATTTTGGTTAACTCCAACCCTGCCACGATCATGACTGATGATGAAATTGCTGACAAGGTCTACTTGGAACCATTAACCGTTCCAAGCCTGAAGAAGATTATCAACAAAGAACATCCAGACGCTATCTTGCCGACTTTGGGCGGCCAAACCGGTCTGAACCTGGCCGTTGAACTCAGCAAGGACGGTATCTTAGATGAACTGGGAATCGAATTATTAGGAACCAGTTTGCAAACCATCAACGAAGCTGAAGATCGTGAGAAATTCAAAGACTTGATGGAAGAGCTTTACCAGCCAATTCCTGATTCCAAAACAGTTTACGACCTCCAAGATGGATTGGACTTCGCTCACAAGATCGACTACCCCGTCATTATTCGTCCTGCCTATACTTTGGGTGGAACAGGCGGCGGAATTGCCCATAACGACGATGAAATGACCACCATTTTGAACCGTGGCCTCACCATGTCACCCTCAACTGAATGTTTAGTTGAAAAGAGTATCGCCGGCTTCAAAGAAATCGAATTTGAAGTAATGCGCGATCACCACGGCAGTTCAATCATCGTGACTGGAATGGAAAACTTCGATCCAGTCGGCATCCACACCGGTGATTCAATTGTCTTTGCCCCAACTCAGACATTGACCGACAAAGAATATCAACGTCTGCGTGACGCATCATTGACCATCGTGAACGCCCTCAAGATCGAAGGCGGCTGCAATGTTCAATTGGCCCAAGATCCAAACAGTGAAGCTTACTACGTCATCGAAGTCAACCCACGGGTCAGCCGTTCCTCAGCTTTGGCCTCAAAAGCAACTGGCTACCCAATCGCCAAAATTGCGGCCAAAATCGCAGTTGGTTTGAACCTGGACGAAATCATGAACCCAATAACGCAAACCACGTTCGCGATGTTCGAACCGGCGCTCGATTACGTCGTTGCTAAGATTCCACGCTTTGCGTTTGACAAATTCACAAACGCAGACCGCAAACTGGGAACCCAAATGAAAGCCACCGGAGAAGTCATGGCAATCGGCAGTACCATTGAAGAATCACTGTTAAAGGCCGTTCAATCATTGGAACTCGACCAACAAGCGCAAACTGACCTGATTCCGGCTTATACCCGAAACATGTCAATGGGCGACTTGCTGGAAAAGATTAAGACGCCAACCGATTATCGATTATTTGAAATCTTTGCCGCCATTGGTAAGGGTGCTACCATTCAACAGATTAATCGTTCAACTCAAATCGATATGTACTTCTTATCGAAACTGGAAAACATCATCAAGATGCAGCAACAGATGACCGATGGCCTCTTGAGTGCTGATGAAGTCTTAAAAGCCCGTAAATTAAGCTTCAACAACACCATGATTCAAGCCATTCATCACGCAACCGACGATGAGTTGACCAAATTAGACAAAATGTCAGATCAACATCTGGTTTATAAGATGGTTGATACCTGTGCCGCAGAATTCGAAAGCACAACGCCTTACTACTATAGTACAGTTGGTAACGAAAACGAAAGCAAGCCACTGGGGAATAGTATCGTCGTTATCGGTGCCGGCCCAATCCGAATTGGTCAAGGGGTTGAATTTGACTACGCCACTGTCCACTGTGTCAAAGCGATTCAAGCAGCGGGTTACAATGCCATTATTATTAACAATAATCCAGAAACAGTTTCAACTGATTTCTCCATTTCTGATAAGCTCTACTTTGAACCGCTAACCATTGACAGCGTCATGAATATCATCAATTTGGAACAGCCGATTGGGGTCATCGTTGATTTTGGTGGTCAAACTGCCATCAACTTGACCGAAGGCTTGACCAAGCATGGGGTTTCCATCCTTGGCACTTCCCTTCACGGCATTGAGCAAACTGAAGATCGTCATCAATTTGAAGACCTCTTAATTGACCAAAACATTGCTCATCCAAAGGGTGCTACCGCTACCGATGCCCCTGAAGCATTAGAAATTGCCAACCACCTGGGTTACCCGGTATTGGTACGTCCAAGCTTCGTTCTTGGTGGCAAAGGGATGGCCGTTGTCCATAATGATGACGAACTAAACGAATATCTCATCCCGGCGCTCAAGAACAGTCATGGTGAACCAATCTTAATCGACCAGTACATCCCTGGAACTGAGTGTGAAGTTGATATCCTAAGCGACGGCAATGACGTCTTTGTCCCTGGGATCATGGAGCATCTTGAAGGTGCCGGTATTCATTCAGGCGACTCGATTGCCATGTATCCACCACAGACGTTGACTGACGATCAGAAAGAAAAGATCGTTGCTATCGCTACCAAGATTGGTAAGCAGGTTCATGCGGTTGGCATGATGAACATTCAATTCATCGTCGCTGACGAAGTGTACATCATCGAAGTCAACCCACGTGCATCCAGAACCGTGCCGTTCATGAGTAAGATTGTCAAACTACATTTGGCACAATTGGCAACTCAGCTTATTTTAGGCAAATCACTGGCTGAAATTGGTTTGAAGCCGGGGTTACACCCAGAACCAACCAAGGTTTATGTCAAAGCACCAGTCTTCTCCTTCGCGAAGTTACCAGGTGCCCCAACCGCATTGAGTCCAGAAATGAAGTCAACCGGCGAAGACATCGGCGCCGGCGGCAACCTGCAGGAAGCCTTGCACAATGCCCTGTTTGACAGCTACCACATTGATACCAATCACCTAACTGGTGATGTGCTCCTGTCAGCATTTGATGCCAACAACGCCAGCTTAGTCGAGCAACTAAAGGGCAGCGGCTTTGGCATTCAAACCTACCACGAAGGAATGCAATGGCCAAGCAACCTCGCCTTTGCTCTGAGTTCAGAGGATGAAACCACTGATCAAAAGCAGCTGGTTGCCAAAGCCCTTAGTCACCAGGTTCCTGTGTTCACTGCCCAGGATACCGTTATGGGTGTGTTTCAGCCACAATTGATTAAATAA
- a CDS encoding dihydroorotase produces the protein MKRIIANGQILDRGQLVKRDILIENGRVAKIAEDISTDGVDEVIDAKGNFVSAGLIDVHVHYRQPGQEQKETIKTGSLAAAHGGFTTVCAMPNVTPAPDSVSNMEALIKLNHTDGAVHIKQYATITTNRGGDELVDFKALKDAGAFAFSNDGNGIQKSSTMYEAMQQAAKLDMAIVEHVQDDALTYGGVLNGGAAKRLGMKEMPWVSETAQVARDVILAEATGVHYHVCHASSKHTVNVIRAAKQAGINVTAEVSPHHLLLSDANIKEDNAMYKMNPPLRGEDDRQALIEGLLDGTIDMIATDHAPHTKADKDQSIATAAFGITGSETAFSMLYTRFVKTGRFTLAQLVNWLTKQPASVFKMRGAGSLAVGQPADIAIFDLEHEHEIKESDYLSKGKNSPFTGETVYGDTVMTLVDGDIAYKRS, from the coding sequence ATGAAACGCATCATTGCAAACGGACAAATACTGGATCGTGGCCAATTAGTTAAACGCGATATTTTAATTGAGAATGGTAGGGTAGCTAAGATTGCTGAAGACATTTCAACTGATGGAGTGGATGAAGTGATCGATGCCAAGGGGAACTTTGTCTCGGCCGGCTTAATCGACGTCCACGTCCATTATCGCCAGCCGGGTCAGGAACAAAAAGAGACCATTAAAACTGGTAGTCTGGCAGCTGCTCATGGTGGGTTCACCACTGTTTGTGCGATGCCCAATGTCACCCCGGCACCTGACTCAGTTAGTAATATGGAAGCTTTAATTAAATTGAACCACACTGACGGTGCCGTTCACATCAAGCAATATGCGACGATTACCACCAACCGTGGTGGTGATGAGTTGGTTGATTTCAAGGCGTTAAAGGATGCCGGAGCCTTTGCTTTTAGCAACGACGGCAATGGCATTCAAAAGAGCAGTACCATGTATGAAGCGATGCAGCAGGCTGCCAAGCTGGACATGGCCATTGTTGAACACGTTCAAGATGATGCCTTGACATACGGCGGTGTTTTGAACGGCGGGGCCGCTAAACGTCTGGGAATGAAAGAAATGCCTTGGGTCAGTGAGACGGCCCAAGTTGCCCGAGACGTCATTCTTGCCGAAGCAACCGGCGTTCATTACCATGTCTGCCACGCATCATCCAAACATACTGTCAACGTTATCCGGGCTGCCAAACAAGCCGGGATTAACGTTACCGCGGAAGTTTCACCGCACCATCTGCTTTTGTCGGACGCCAACATTAAAGAAGACAACGCGATGTACAAAATGAATCCACCTTTGCGAGGAGAGGATGATCGTCAGGCATTGATCGAAGGCCTGCTTGATGGCACCATTGATATGATTGCTACCGACCACGCCCCTCACACCAAGGCGGATAAGGATCAATCAATCGCCACAGCTGCCTTTGGCATTACCGGCAGTGAAACAGCATTCAGTATGCTATACACCAGATTTGTGAAGACCGGTCGGTTCACGTTGGCCCAATTGGTTAATTGGCTGACCAAGCAGCCGGCATCCGTCTTCAAAATGAGAGGCGCCGGCTCACTGGCAGTCGGCCAGCCTGCTGACATTGCCATCTTTGATTTGGAACACGAACACGAAATCAAAGAAAGCGACTATTTGTCAAAAGGCAAGAATTCACCATTTACTGGCGAAACGGTCTATGGCGATACGGTCATGACCTTGGTTGATGGTGACATTGCCTACAAGAGATCGTAA
- the mazE gene encoding type II toxin-antitoxin system PemI/MazE family antitoxin, producing MTVKTRRQGNSIMVTIPASFNIGENVEFEPIKDENGVISLLPVRHNIYSADSNYDLRKAMEEENIGDNGTPVGREDIWND from the coding sequence ATGACTGTAAAAACACGGCGTCAAGGCAATTCGATTATGGTGACAATTCCTGCTTCGTTTAACATAGGGGAAAACGTTGAGTTTGAACCAATCAAGGATGAAAACGGCGTGATCAGTTTGTTACCAGTTCGACACAACATTTATAGTGCAGACTCGAACTACGATCTTCGAAAAGCAATGGAAGAAGAAAACATTGGGGACAATGGCACGCCGGTTGGACGAGAGGATATTTGGAATGACTAA
- a CDS encoding type II toxin-antitoxin system PemK/MazF family toxin, with translation MTKDIPQQGDLIWIDSEPHAGHEYGGHNPDSSNTFRPLLVVSDKAYNQRTGMIVGFPITHATKIKAPFQITLSSHKIEGHVILTGLLGYDYIARSGKIVDHVNAAELAQAMTAVKDIFGFFD, from the coding sequence ATGACTAAAGACATCCCGCAGCAAGGAGATCTCATCTGGATCGATAGTGAACCGCATGCAGGCCATGAATATGGTGGCCATAATCCAGATTCCAGTAATACTTTTAGACCGTTACTGGTTGTCAGTGATAAAGCATATAATCAACGGACAGGTATGATTGTCGGCTTTCCAATTACCCATGCAACTAAAATTAAGGCACCTTTTCAGATTACACTTTCTTCTCATAAGATAGAAGGCCATGTTATTTTAACCGGTCTTTTGGGTTATGACTACATCGCCCGATCCGGCAAGATTGTTGATCATGTCAATGCGGCAGAATTAGCACAAGCTATGACTGCCGTTAAAGATATTTTTGGCTTTTTTGATTAA
- the lepB gene encoding signal peptidase I — protein MKVIKSIFNWILPIAIGLALALLLKAYIISPVRVDGDSMMPNLQNNEHVVILKTKPIKRLSVVVFNAYKLAPDTQPNTEFVKRVIGIPGDRITYTKTGHLYVNGKYIKQPFISRQQQTTGTLSNVDGNGFNLSILSKKWRRGGQTAVVPKGQYFVMGDNRNISYDSRYWGFVPKSHMEGVVYTFPWDDNRSEINNYG, from the coding sequence ATGAAAGTAATCAAGAGCATCTTCAACTGGATCCTGCCAATTGCCATTGGATTGGCACTGGCGTTACTACTCAAAGCCTATATTATTTCACCAGTCAGAGTGGATGGTGATTCGATGATGCCCAACCTGCAGAACAACGAGCACGTGGTCATTTTAAAAACCAAGCCAATCAAACGCTTGTCAGTGGTAGTGTTTAATGCTTACAAATTGGCACCGGATACGCAACCGAACACTGAATTTGTCAAACGGGTCATTGGCATTCCGGGTGACAGGATTACCTATACTAAGACGGGGCATTTATATGTGAATGGTAAGTACATCAAGCAGCCGTTCATCTCCCGTCAGCAGCAGACCACTGGTACTTTGAGCAACGTCGACGGTAATGGTTTTAATTTATCGATTCTTTCCAAGAAGTGGCGCAGAGGTGGACAGACTGCTGTGGTTCCCAAGGGTCAGTATTTTGTGATGGGTGATAATCGGAATATTTCCTATGACAGCCGTTACTGGGGATTTGTGCCAAAGTCGCATATGGAAGGCGTCGTCTACACATTCCCGTGGGATGACAATCGAAGTGAAATTAATAACTATGGATAA
- a CDS encoding type II toxin-antitoxin system PrlF family antitoxin, translating to MAKHDHNIAVISKITAKNQVTIPKTIREALNVKSSDKIEWELGADGQITVKRTAPEKDDFWKMVDEQEKKYGSIVTPEVDWGEDAGSEDFD from the coding sequence ATGGCAAAACATGATCATAACATTGCGGTCATTTCTAAAATCACCGCCAAAAACCAAGTCACCATTCCCAAAACCATTCGTGAGGCCTTAAATGTAAAATCATCAGATAAGATTGAATGGGAATTAGGTGCTGATGGCCAAATTACTGTAAAACGGACAGCTCCCGAAAAGGATGATTTCTGGAAAATGGTTGATGAGCAAGAAAAAAAATATGGGAGTATTGTCACCCCAGAAGTGGATTGGGGAGAAGATGCCGGTTCGGAGGATTTTGATTAA
- a CDS encoding PTS transporter subunit IIC, translated as MDTEANKPVDKLTVKDYVYLVSAGVSNAVLVMLGVGLLTQTIANFVNWPQLHQVGAIAQWLLAPAFGAAVASQLKTNTLVLFSSMIASTVGANAVYFISSGVHAATATGNQMAQAAGTGVFTTGQPISAVAAGLIAALVGKYLTGKTPLDMMLVPLASTLVGSIAGLGLASVTTPALNWLSAFIAQSMQVNPILGSMAVALAWSLFLMTPASSAALAVAVMLDPLSSGAALIGTTAQFVGFTVISWRQNNLGANIAQGFITPKVQFPNLLANPRLAIPSMTAAVVAAPIATMFFGFKVPYTLGGLGLNSFIAPLNLASTNMNMFVAYLAMGIVVPAVISIVLYRVLLGMHWVKDQQLHLEIV; from the coding sequence ATGGATACAGAAGCAAATAAGCCAGTTGATAAACTGACAGTCAAAGATTACGTATACTTAGTTTCAGCAGGGGTTTCAAACGCCGTCCTAGTGATGTTAGGGGTCGGATTATTAACCCAGACCATTGCCAACTTCGTGAATTGGCCACAGTTACACCAAGTCGGGGCAATTGCCCAATGGTTATTGGCACCTGCATTTGGTGCCGCTGTTGCATCTCAATTAAAAACCAACACACTGGTCCTGTTTAGTTCCATGATTGCCTCAACTGTTGGGGCCAACGCCGTTTATTTCATTTCATCCGGCGTTCACGCAGCAACCGCCACTGGTAACCAGATGGCACAAGCAGCCGGAACCGGTGTCTTCACAACTGGTCAACCTATTAGTGCCGTTGCCGCCGGGTTAATCGCTGCCTTAGTTGGTAAGTATTTAACCGGTAAAACGCCACTTGATATGATGTTAGTACCACTTGCCTCAACCTTAGTTGGTTCAATCGCCGGCTTGGGACTTGCAAGTGTCACCACGCCAGCCCTTAACTGGTTGAGTGCCTTTATCGCTCAATCAATGCAGGTTAACCCAATCCTCGGCTCAATGGCCGTTGCCTTGGCATGGTCACTCTTCTTGATGACACCGGCATCGTCAGCTGCCCTGGCAGTTGCCGTTATGCTTGATCCACTTTCATCAGGTGCCGCATTGATTGGAACGACCGCTCAATTTGTTGGCTTCACGGTTATCTCATGGCGTCAAAACAACCTTGGTGCCAACATTGCCCAAGGCTTCATCACACCAAAGGTTCAGTTCCCGAACTTGTTGGCCAACCCACGGCTCGCAATTCCTTCAATGACTGCCGCTGTGGTGGCCGCACCGATTGCGACAATGTTCTTTGGCTTCAAGGTGCCTTACACATTAGGCGGCCTGGGATTGAACTCATTTATCGCCCCACTTAACCTGGCATCAACCAACATGAACATGTTCGTTGCTTACCTGGCAATGGGAATCGTTGTTCCAGCCGTTATCTCAATCGTGCTTTACAGAGTTCTTCTCGGCATGCACTGGGTTAAGGATCAACAACTGCATCTTGAAATTGTTTAA
- a CDS encoding carbamoyl phosphate synthase small subunit, with protein MKKYLTLENGDVFVGEACGDLGAEIDGELVFTTSMTGYQETLTDPSYKHQIISFTYPLIGNYGISLGTNQSDTVQAAAVVVKEMTDQVFHYQSVISLDAFLKQSKVPAISGIDTRQLTKIIRRYGTMKASLTNHPIVDQPKADRSASIIKSATLSAGDTKDVEHVVVVDFGVKDNIVKSLQRPGVDVTVVTPESTFEDIANLHPTGILLSNGPGDPTDYSDFVPVIQKLQDNFPLFGICLGHQLLALANGATTYKMTFGHRGINHPVKNLITGDIYITSQNHGYAVDVDSVKDTPLEVTALEVNDKTCEGLRYPGRPVFSVQYHPEAAPGPHDATKLFDDFIEIMHVNGGVH; from the coding sequence ATGAAAAAGTATCTAACTCTAGAAAACGGCGATGTCTTCGTCGGGGAAGCGTGTGGTGACTTGGGCGCCGAAATTGATGGTGAACTCGTCTTTACCACCAGCATGACCGGCTACCAGGAAACATTGACCGATCCATCGTACAAACATCAAATCATCAGTTTCACCTATCCGTTGATTGGTAACTATGGCATCTCACTGGGCACCAACCAATCGGACACCGTTCAAGCAGCAGCAGTCGTTGTCAAAGAAATGACCGATCAAGTATTTCATTACCAAAGCGTTATCAGCCTCGATGCTTTCCTAAAGCAGTCGAAGGTTCCAGCAATCAGCGGGATTGATACCCGACAGTTAACCAAGATTATTCGCCGCTATGGCACAATGAAGGCCAGCCTTACCAATCACCCAATCGTTGATCAACCAAAAGCTGACCGCTCGGCATCCATTATCAAATCAGCCACATTGTCCGCAGGCGACACCAAAGATGTTGAACATGTTGTCGTTGTTGACTTTGGTGTCAAAGATAACATCGTCAAGTCACTCCAGCGCCCAGGCGTTGATGTGACCGTCGTTACGCCTGAATCAACGTTTGAAGATATTGCCAACTTACATCCAACCGGCATCCTATTATCCAATGGTCCTGGAGATCCAACCGATTACTCAGACTTTGTGCCGGTGATTCAAAAGCTCCAGGACAACTTCCCGCTGTTTGGAATCTGTCTCGGCCATCAACTTCTGGCACTGGCCAACGGCGCCACCACTTACAAAATGACGTTTGGTCATCGTGGGATTAATCATCCGGTTAAGAACCTGATCACTGGTGACATTTACATCACCTCACAAAACCATGGTTACGCAGTGGACGTCGACTCCGTTAAAGACACCCCACTGGAAGTAACTGCGCTTGAAGTCAACGACAAAACGTGTGAGGGCCTGCGCTATCCCGGCCGCCCGGTATTCTCAGTTCAATACCATCCAGAAGCCGCACCAGGTCCACACGATGCCACCAAATTATTTGACGACTTTATCGAAATAATGCACGTAAACGGAGGGGTTCATTAA
- a CDS encoding aspartate carbamoyltransferase catalytic subunit gives MMQITKPVSFENVVSMEDLSAEDVLSFIHEAQDFKAGKQIELKRPVYAANLFFESSTRTHTSFEMAERKLGLQVVNFDPSNSSLSKGESMSDTVKTFQAIGVDLVAIRDKKNEYYKDLIADPNVHVGIANGGDGSGQHPSQSLLDMMTIYEEFGHFEGLKVAIVGDLTHSRVARSNMEVLTMLGAHVYFGGPKKWYTEEFAKYGEWMPIDDLVEEMDVMMFLRVQHERIADDENGAFSAEKYHAQYGLTAERESRMPQHSIIMHPAPVNRGVEIADELVECDKSRIFEQMHNGVFVRMAIMTSMLRNRDLIKEEY, from the coding sequence ATGATGCAGATTACTAAACCGGTAAGTTTTGAAAATGTTGTAAGTATGGAAGATCTTTCAGCCGAAGATGTTTTATCATTTATCCATGAAGCACAGGATTTCAAAGCCGGCAAGCAGATTGAGCTAAAACGGCCGGTATACGCCGCTAACCTTTTCTTTGAAAGCAGCACAAGAACCCACACCAGTTTTGAAATGGCAGAACGCAAATTGGGCCTTCAAGTTGTCAACTTTGATCCTTCAAACAGTTCTTTGAGCAAGGGTGAATCAATGAGTGACACTGTTAAGACTTTCCAAGCAATCGGCGTAGACTTGGTTGCCATCCGTGATAAGAAGAATGAATACTACAAAGATTTAATCGCTGATCCAAATGTCCACGTTGGCATTGCCAACGGTGGTGACGGTTCAGGTCAACATCCATCACAATCATTGCTTGACATGATGACTATATATGAAGAGTTTGGTCATTTTGAAGGTTTGAAAGTTGCCATTGTTGGTGACTTAACCCACTCGCGAGTTGCCCGCTCCAATATGGAAGTCTTAACCATGCTTGGCGCCCACGTCTACTTTGGCGGACCAAAGAAGTGGTACACCGAAGAATTTGCCAAGTACGGCGAATGGATGCCAATTGATGATTTGGTTGAAGAAATGGACGTTATGATGTTCCTCCGTGTTCAACACGAACGAATCGCTGACGACGAAAATGGCGCCTTCTCCGCTGAAAAGTACCATGCCCAATATGGTTTGACTGCAGAACGTGAATCAAGAATGCCACAACATTCAATCATCATGCATCCAGCTCCCGTTAACCGCGGAGTTGAAATTGCCGACGAATTGGTTGAATGCGACAAATCCCGCATCTTTGAACAAATGCACAATGGTGTGTTTGTCAGAATGGCAATCATGACCAGCATGCTTCGCAACCGTGACCTCATTAAGGAAGAATATTAA
- a CDS encoding IS30-like element ISLpl1 family transposase: MSSITYSERIKIETFCELGLSNIQMGVRLNRSPSTISYELSRCQPYQAELAQTDAEYKRSRCGRKTKLSDELKQKILNHLRLSWSPGMIAHEFKLATKSIYNWLNQGRIDFSLNDLPEHGVRQRRNVDQRSKYNQSLGRSIEQRPMMINQRNRIGDFELDTVVGPRGHSKAVLLTLIDRKSRFLWAYRLKDRTTATVNEALTKFLTTFNGPVHSFTVDRGTEFSGLVSLESQYGIKTYYCHAYTPAERGSNERFNRNLRYFYPKGTYFEHISAQGLKTTLLEINQRPLKILDWQTPYQVMLTNLSKNSD, from the coding sequence TTGTCTAGTATAACCTATTCCGAACGAATTAAAATCGAAACCTTTTGTGAACTAGGGCTGTCCAATATCCAAATGGGCGTTCGGCTGAACCGATCACCGTCAACAATTTCTTATGAATTATCTCGATGTCAACCTTATCAGGCTGAATTAGCACAAACAGATGCCGAATACAAGCGATCACGATGTGGTCGGAAAACTAAGCTGAGCGATGAGTTAAAGCAAAAAATTCTCAACCATTTACGTCTAAGCTGGTCACCAGGAATGATTGCTCACGAATTTAAACTAGCTACTAAATCTATTTATAATTGGCTAAATCAGGGGAGAATTGATTTCTCCTTGAATGATCTACCTGAACATGGCGTACGCCAACGGCGTAACGTTGACCAACGATCCAAATATAATCAATCTTTGGGGCGATCAATTGAACAGCGTCCCATGATGATTAATCAACGTAATCGCATCGGCGATTTTGAACTAGATACAGTCGTTGGTCCTCGTGGGCATAGTAAGGCAGTTTTATTAACTTTAATCGATCGCAAATCACGGTTCCTTTGGGCATACCGGTTAAAAGATCGGACGACAGCGACTGTTAATGAAGCACTAACTAAGTTCCTAACCACTTTTAATGGTCCGGTGCACAGCTTTACTGTGGACCGTGGCACTGAGTTTAGTGGGCTAGTATCACTTGAATCACAATATGGTATTAAGACCTATTACTGCCATGCTTATACGCCAGCTGAGCGCGGCAGTAATGAACGATTTAATCGGAACTTACGCTATTTTTATCCTAAGGGGACTTATTTTGAGCACATTAGTGCTCAAGGCTTGAAAACCACCTTACTCGAAATTAATCAGAGACCACTTAAAATACTTGACTGGCAAACACCTTATCAGGTCATGCTGACCAATTTGTCAAAAAATTCGGATTAA